Proteins encoded within one genomic window of Phototrophicus methaneseepsis:
- a CDS encoding heavy metal-binding domain-containing protein has product MLLTTTNTLEGHKIKKYVGIVSGEAILGANAFRDMFAGIRDVIGGRSAAYESELRKAKKIALDEMSAQAAETGATAVIGIDLDYETIGANGSMLMVTASGTAVITD; this is encoded by the coding sequence ATGTTGTTGACCACGACCAATACGCTGGAAGGCCACAAAATCAAGAAGTATGTGGGTATCGTCAGCGGAGAAGCTATTCTAGGTGCGAATGCATTCCGCGATATGTTCGCAGGTATTCGTGATGTAATCGGTGGCCGTTCAGCGGCTTATGAGAGTGAACTGCGTAAGGCCAAGAAGATTGCTCTGGATGAAATGTCAGCGCAAGCTGCAGAAACAGGCGCGACCGCAGTCATCGGCATTGATCTTGATTATGAGACGATCGGTGCCAATGGCAGTATGCTCATGGTGACCGCCAGCGGGACAGCCGTCATCACAGACTAA
- a CDS encoding gamma-glutamyl-gamma-aminobutyrate hydrolase family protein has translation MTEQPRIGITTSYKDGRQSVDHTYIQAVENAGGVPIILPMVQHAETAAALAAMLDGLVMTGGPGITKGLTGPLPEDIDPVDPVRDQADTIIYEAMTAKPVLGICYGMQFINAQAGGTIYGDLMAERQNAAVHSSSRGGQPHQVYLARDSVLRDIFESSEITANTYHIQAVASVGAGLHAIAHSPDGIIEGITSDDGRLLGIQWHPERLADHSAIFQTFIEKCRATQS, from the coding sequence ATGACCGAACAACCGCGCATCGGCATCACCACCAGTTATAAAGACGGCAGGCAAAGCGTCGATCACACTTATATTCAAGCGGTCGAAAATGCTGGCGGTGTGCCCATCATCCTCCCCATGGTGCAACATGCTGAAACAGCAGCCGCCCTAGCTGCCATGCTGGATGGGCTGGTTATGACGGGTGGGCCGGGCATCACCAAAGGGCTAACAGGCCCTCTGCCGGAAGATATCGACCCTGTAGACCCGGTACGAGATCAAGCGGATACCATCATCTACGAAGCCATGACGGCCAAGCCAGTTCTGGGCATCTGCTATGGGATGCAGTTCATCAATGCTCAAGCAGGTGGCACCATCTACGGCGACCTGATGGCAGAACGACAAAATGCCGCTGTGCACAGCAGCAGCCGAGGCGGTCAGCCGCATCAGGTATACCTGGCGCGCGATTCTGTTCTGCGCGACATCTTCGAGAGCAGCGAGATTACCGCAAATACGTATCACATCCAGGCAGTAGCCAGTGTGGGCGCGGGTCTGCATGCGATTGCGCACAGCCCCGACGGCATTATTGAGGGCATTACATCTGATGATGGCCGCCTGCTGGGTATTCAGTGGCACCCGGAGCGCCTCGCGGATCACAGTGCGATCTTCCAGACATTCATCGAGAAATGCCGCGCCACACAGTCATAG
- a CDS encoding TIR domain-containing protein — translation MANVFLSYSPKDQRFVAGLREVLVRAGHKPWIDPRPRPGQDWRLDIDDAIRSSDALMVVVTPAAAESVYVTYEWASALAYGKKVIPIIVRPADVHPRLETLERFDMSGFTDAAHFWDYFVRELPRVLSEMPQTGGLPQQGRAAATEYIRVNMPQEPGTWIVVRRGPNLNDMFKLDKDVVTLGRDKANDISIEDPEVSRFHLRFMRRDRGYGMEDVGSTNGTFVQNRRVDGLMTLTPGTAIRLGDSVIISYEVVR, via the coding sequence ATGGCAAACGTCTTTCTGTCTTATTCCCCCAAAGATCAACGTTTCGTCGCCGGCTTAAGGGAAGTGCTGGTGCGCGCCGGACACAAACCGTGGATCGACCCCAGACCGCGCCCAGGCCAGGATTGGCGGCTGGATATTGATGATGCAATCCGCTCATCGGATGCATTGATGGTCGTCGTCACACCAGCCGCGGCGGAATCCGTTTATGTGACATATGAATGGGCCAGTGCACTCGCCTATGGCAAAAAAGTCATTCCGATTATCGTCCGCCCGGCGGATGTGCATCCACGCCTGGAAACATTAGAGCGCTTCGATATGAGCGGGTTTACGGATGCGGCTCATTTCTGGGATTACTTCGTGCGGGAGCTGCCACGTGTCCTCAGCGAGATGCCCCAGACTGGTGGCCTGCCGCAACAGGGCCGTGCCGCCGCCACAGAGTATATCCGTGTGAATATGCCGCAGGAACCCGGCACGTGGATTGTCGTGCGACGTGGCCCGAACCTGAATGATATGTTCAAGCTGGATAAAGATGTGGTGACTTTAGGGCGCGACAAAGCCAACGACATCTCCATTGAAGATCCAGAAGTCAGCCGTTTTCATCTGCGCTTCATGCGCCGAGATCGCGGCTACGGGATGGAAGACGTCGGCAGCACCAACGGCACCTTCGTACAGAACCGCCGTGTTGATGGCCTGATGACGCTCACACCCGGCACCGCGATCCGCCTGGGAGACTCCGTCATTATCTCTTATGAGGTTGTGCGCTAA
- the cysS gene encoding cysteine--tRNA ligase, translating to MSLRIFNVLGREKQVFKPINEGRVNMYVCGPTVYDYSHLGHAKTYVSFDVVVRYLRHLGYDVLYVQNLTDVGHLLETGEDRILRKAQQLQAKPMQIVEQYVRAYFEDMDALNVQRPDISPRASGHIPEQIEMIQTLLDTGHAYEVNGSVYFDVTSDEDYGKLSNRRIEEQEEGTRESVRSEKRNGGDFALWKKAEPEHILRWNSPWGEGFPGWHIECSAMSKKYLGETFDIHGGGIDNIYPHNENEIAQSECANEAPMANYWMLVGSLTVDSVKMSKSLGNFVRIKDALETYRPEVIRMHAISAHYSNPLDYSDKSIDDLSKAWGRLNDAVQLTRHQMNQASDSDEGNGFVERLEKARADFTEVMDDDFNTPGAIAIMQDLTRDVNTLLNGDVAVGLPVLKEIADTYKVLGGDILGILPDVTAEATTGGNAEREGKLIEMLIDMRARARVDKNYAESDRIRDELAGLGVVLEDRSDGTIWKVES from the coding sequence ATGAGTTTGCGGATATTTAACGTCCTGGGGCGTGAAAAGCAGGTATTTAAGCCGATCAACGAAGGCCGCGTCAATATGTATGTCTGTGGCCCGACCGTCTATGATTACTCTCATCTAGGCCATGCTAAGACGTATGTCTCGTTTGATGTGGTCGTGCGCTATTTGCGCCACCTGGGCTACGACGTCCTGTACGTACAAAATCTGACGGATGTAGGCCATCTGCTGGAGACTGGGGAAGATCGCATCTTGCGCAAGGCGCAGCAGCTCCAGGCCAAGCCAATGCAAATTGTAGAGCAGTATGTGCGCGCTTACTTCGAAGATATGGACGCGCTCAATGTTCAGCGGCCTGATATTTCCCCACGTGCCAGCGGGCATATTCCAGAACAGATCGAGATGATCCAGACTTTGCTGGATACCGGCCATGCTTATGAAGTCAATGGCAGCGTTTACTTCGATGTGACTAGCGATGAGGATTACGGCAAGCTGAGCAACCGCCGTATTGAAGAACAAGAAGAAGGCACACGCGAGTCTGTGCGTTCAGAGAAGCGCAACGGCGGCGACTTCGCGCTCTGGAAGAAGGCCGAACCAGAGCATATCCTACGCTGGAATAGCCCCTGGGGCGAGGGCTTCCCTGGCTGGCATATTGAGTGCAGCGCTATGTCTAAGAAGTATCTCGGCGAGACATTCGATATTCATGGTGGGGGTATTGATAATATCTACCCGCACAATGAGAACGAAATCGCCCAAAGCGAGTGCGCCAATGAAGCGCCTATGGCGAATTATTGGATGCTCGTTGGCAGCCTGACTGTTGACAGCGTGAAGATGTCTAAGAGCCTGGGTAACTTCGTCCGTATTAAGGATGCCCTGGAAACCTACCGTCCGGAAGTCATCCGTATGCATGCCATCAGCGCACATTACAGCAATCCGCTGGATTACAGCGATAAATCGATTGATGACCTGAGCAAAGCATGGGGCCGCTTGAACGACGCCGTACAGCTCACCCGGCACCAGATGAATCAGGCATCTGATAGCGATGAGGGTAACGGCTTTGTGGAACGCCTGGAAAAAGCGCGTGCCGATTTTACGGAAGTCATGGATGATGACTTCAACACGCCTGGTGCGATTGCCATCATGCAGGACCTGACGCGGGATGTGAATACGCTGCTCAATGGCGATGTTGCGGTGGGTTTGCCTGTACTGAAAGAGATCGCTGATACCTATAAAGTGCTTGGCGGCGATATCCTGGGTATTTTGCCGGATGTCACGGCGGAAGCAACCACAGGCGGTAATGCGGAGCGCGAAGGCAAGCTCATTGAGATGCTGATTGATATGCGTGCCCGTGCACGTGTGGATAAAAACTATGCCGAGAGCGACCGCATCCGTGACGAACTGGCTGGCTTGGGCGTGGTGCTGGAAGATCGGTCTGATGGGACCATCTGGAAGGTCGAATCGTAG
- the rlmB gene encoding 23S rRNA (guanosine(2251)-2'-O)-methyltransferase RlmB, which produces MPEFLYGLWPIMEALRSGRRQPDQLILTERLEERGQVAKITEMAQEMGVPIKRVNKRILDDISGNGNHQGMALRVSPYPYVEVEDILKLADERGEKPFILILDLLKDPQNVGSLLRVSDAVGIHGVIMQDRRSVGVTNSVVAASSGAVEHLHVAQVTNLVNTMKQLKENDVWMIGMDVGANIPPLDKTDLNISLGLVMGSEGEGMRRLVRDTCDMLVTLPMRGQVGSLNVATAGSIALYSAWQARNWEGWAHA; this is translated from the coding sequence ATGCCCGAATTTTTATATGGTCTATGGCCGATTATGGAAGCGCTGCGGTCTGGACGCCGCCAACCGGATCAACTCATCCTGACGGAACGGCTGGAAGAGCGCGGCCAGGTGGCGAAGATTACCGAGATGGCGCAGGAGATGGGCGTGCCCATCAAACGTGTGAATAAGCGCATCCTGGATGATATTTCCGGCAATGGCAACCATCAGGGCATGGCGCTGCGTGTTTCGCCGTATCCGTATGTGGAAGTCGAAGATATTTTAAAGCTGGCGGATGAGAGAGGCGAAAAGCCATTTATCCTGATCCTTGATCTGCTGAAGGACCCGCAGAATGTGGGCTCGTTGCTGCGTGTGAGCGATGCTGTCGGGATACATGGCGTCATCATGCAGGATCGCCGCAGTGTGGGGGTTACCAATTCCGTGGTGGCGGCTTCTAGCGGGGCTGTGGAGCACCTCCACGTTGCCCAGGTGACGAACCTCGTTAACACCATGAAGCAGCTTAAAGAGAATGACGTCTGGATGATTGGTATGGACGTTGGCGCGAACATCCCGCCTCTGGATAAGACCGACCTCAATATCTCGCTGGGATTGGTCATGGGTAGCGAAGGCGAGGGTATGCGTCGCCTAGTGCGCGATACCTGTGATATGCTGGTAACGTTGCCGATGCGCGGCCAGGTCGGTAGCTTGAATGTGGCGACAGCGGGCAGCATTGCCTTATATTCAGCGTGGCAGGCTCGTAACTGGGAAGGCTGGGCCCACGCTTAG
- the frr gene encoding ribosome recycling factor gives MLNEVLNETREKMKSTLSVFEDDLQGIRGNRASTALVDRMMVVYYGQPTEMRQLANISTPEPMTITIRPYDNTAVKAIESAIQEANIGVNPNVDSGVIRLNMPPLTRERRQELVKVLGKRAEDARVAIRNIRRSANDDIKMLEDEKEIGEDDAHRGLDKVQEMTDEFIKKIDDAAKAKEQDITEV, from the coding sequence ATGTTAAATGAAGTGCTAAACGAAACCAGAGAGAAGATGAAATCCACCCTGTCAGTCTTTGAAGATGATTTACAGGGTATTCGCGGCAACCGGGCCAGTACGGCATTGGTGGATCGCATGATGGTGGTCTATTATGGGCAGCCGACTGAGATGCGCCAGCTCGCCAATATTTCTACACCAGAGCCAATGACGATTACAATCCGCCCCTACGACAATACAGCCGTCAAAGCGATTGAATCCGCTATTCAGGAAGCGAATATCGGTGTGAATCCGAATGTGGATTCTGGTGTGATCCGCCTGAATATGCCCCCGTTAACCCGTGAGCGTCGCCAGGAATTGGTGAAGGTATTGGGCAAACGTGCGGAAGATGCCCGCGTTGCTATCCGTAATATCCGCCGCAGTGCCAACGATGACATCAAAATGCTCGAAGACGAGAAAGAAATCGGCGAAGATGATGCACATCGTGGGCTGGATAAAGTGCAGGAAATGACAGACGAGTTCATCAAGAAAATTGATGATGCGGCGAAGGCCAAAGAACAAGATATTACAGAAGTTTAG
- a CDS encoding isoprenyl transferase, with protein MTHDQTNPESANLAVSSRRGPKHVAIIMDGNGRWAKQRGLPRSAGHRQGTENLRRILRAAVEFDVEVLTIYAFSTENWSRPRREVSLLMRILEMVLDRELKELNENGVQIRHIGEMDGIPDRIQKKIIDACELTRNNDKLILNVAFNYGGRDEIVHAVQSIICDGVAAEDVTEELISSYLYTGGLPDPDLIIRTSGEFRLSNFLIWQASYSEIYYSDVYWPDFDKEEFRIALEDYANRRRRFGKTDEQIDDETA; from the coding sequence ATGACGCACGATCAGACCAACCCCGAGTCGGCGAATCTGGCCGTCTCTTCGCGACGCGGCCCTAAACATGTTGCGATTATCATGGATGGTAACGGCAGGTGGGCCAAACAGCGCGGTCTGCCTAGGTCTGCCGGGCATCGCCAGGGCACGGAGAACTTGCGGCGCATCTTGCGGGCGGCTGTCGAGTTCGATGTAGAAGTCCTGACAATCTACGCTTTCTCGACGGAAAACTGGTCGCGTCCCCGGCGCGAGGTCAGCCTGTTGATGCGCATCCTTGAGATGGTTCTGGATCGGGAACTCAAAGAACTGAATGAAAATGGCGTCCAGATCCGTCATATTGGCGAGATGGACGGCATCCCGGATCGCATCCAGAAGAAGATCATTGATGCCTGCGAGCTAACACGGAATAATGATAAGCTGATTTTGAACGTGGCATTTAACTATGGTGGGCGAGACGAAATCGTCCATGCGGTACAGTCCATTATTTGTGATGGCGTGGCCGCAGAAGATGTCACTGAAGAACTCATCAGCAGCTACCTCTATACAGGCGGCTTGCCTGACCCGGACCTGATTATCCGTACAAGTGGTGAGTTCCGCCTGAGCAACTTCCTCATCTGGCAGGCCTCATACTCAGAAATTTATTACAGCGATGTTTATTGGCCGGACTTCGACAAAGAGGAGTTCCGCATCGCGCTGGAAGATTATGCCAACCGCCGCCGCCGCTTTGGCAAGACGGATGAGCAGATCGACGACGAAACGGCCTAG
- a CDS encoding oxygenase MpaB family protein codes for MENAHIQTHAPIHSRDRFAISRYVEENLDPETDYEEIVFLIGAYEYPWLIRKSLEFALFRTYGVPHTSRILRATGQFARHGQKRYDDTTLLLAGIAEKGIDSDYGRAAIAGMNRFHGRYHIQNRDMLYVLSTFVFEPIRWHEAFGWRIPTEKERLANFIFWREIGKRMGIQDIPETLIEFEAFNIAHEEAHFVYDEANHAIGEATVHIFLSWYPAFVRPLGRQIIYSFLDDRLLQAFGFPKPSKFIRWGAKAALWAMGRVMRYLPPRRSPYLYTEVPTRTYPEGFSVTELGPRDPAPGD; via the coding sequence ATGGAAAATGCGCATATCCAGACCCATGCCCCGATTCATTCCAGAGATCGCTTTGCGATTTCGCGCTATGTTGAAGAAAATCTGGACCCGGAAACGGACTACGAAGAAATCGTCTTCCTGATTGGTGCTTATGAATACCCATGGCTGATCCGTAAGTCCCTGGAGTTTGCGCTCTTCCGTACGTATGGTGTGCCCCACACGAGCCGCATCTTACGGGCAACGGGGCAGTTCGCACGGCATGGGCAAAAGCGCTACGATGACACGACTTTGCTGCTGGCTGGTATCGCGGAGAAGGGAATCGACAGCGATTATGGGCGTGCTGCTATTGCTGGGATGAACCGCTTCCATGGGCGCTATCATATTCAGAACCGCGATATGCTGTATGTGCTCTCGACTTTCGTCTTTGAGCCGATCCGCTGGCATGAGGCCTTTGGCTGGCGGATACCGACTGAGAAGGAGCGCCTTGCGAACTTCATCTTCTGGCGAGAAATTGGCAAGCGCATGGGCATTCAGGACATTCCTGAAACGCTGATTGAATTTGAAGCTTTTAATATTGCGCACGAGGAGGCGCATTTCGTCTATGATGAAGCCAACCATGCCATAGGCGAGGCGACGGTTCATATCTTCTTGAGCTGGTACCCGGCTTTTGTGCGGCCTCTGGGGCGGCAGATCATCTATAGCTTTCTGGATGACCGGCTTTTGCAGGCGTTCGGCTTCCCTAAGCCATCGAAGTTCATCCGATGGGGTGCAAAGGCGGCTTTGTGGGCTATGGGCCGCGTGATGCGTTATTTACCGCCGCGCCGCAGCCCTTATCTCTATACAGAAGTTCCGACGCGCACCTACCCGGAAGGCTTTAGCGTGACGGAATTAGGCCCCAGGGACCCGGCCCCTGGAGATTAG